In one window of Anaerobacillus alkaliphilus DNA:
- a CDS encoding PAS domain-containing sensor histidine kinase: protein METRNSLNSFATDIKYALDATTIIGITDQHGKIIYVNDKFCTISKYEREELLGQDHRILNSGYHPKQFFVDMYRTIRSGVVWTGEIRNKAKDGSYYWVHTTIVPFLDDQGKPYQYISIRIDITDRKATEENLKNTLKALASSNKELADIKHALDASSILAITDEKGIITYVNDTFCEISKYNRDELIGQDHRLLNSSHHPKTFFKEMWKKIGAGQIWKGEIKNLTKEGKEYWVDTTIVPFLNEKGKPYQYVAIRKDITDRKKVEEMILRSEKLALIGELAAGVAHEIRNPLTSLRGYTEFLKDETSEEEKQQYFDILLDEIERIDFIVSEFMLLAKPKVLKFNSKNINAVLTQTITFLKTEAKFKKVSIHTDLELDELIVQCDENQLKQVFLNLIKNAIEAMPNGGELTIRSKRKDNYVVIEFQDQGVGIPKEKLEKLGEPFFSTKESGNGLGLMVCFKIVADHKGTVKVESEVNVGTKFIIELPLSKS from the coding sequence GAATTGTTAGGTCAGGATCATAGAATACTTAATTCTGGATACCATCCAAAACAATTTTTTGTTGATATGTATAGAACGATACGATCAGGAGTGGTTTGGACCGGTGAAATAAGGAACAAAGCGAAAGATGGGTCGTATTATTGGGTTCATACGACGATTGTTCCGTTCTTAGATGATCAAGGAAAACCATACCAATATATTTCTATTCGAATAGATATCACTGACCGTAAGGCAACAGAAGAAAATCTTAAAAACACGTTAAAAGCACTAGCTAGTTCTAATAAAGAACTGGCTGACATAAAACATGCATTAGATGCATCTTCCATCTTAGCTATTACAGATGAAAAAGGAATTATTACGTACGTTAACGATACATTTTGTGAAATTTCTAAATACAATCGTGATGAACTGATCGGTCAAGATCACCGACTTTTAAATTCAAGTCACCATCCAAAAACTTTCTTTAAAGAAATGTGGAAAAAAATTGGAGCTGGCCAAATTTGGAAAGGTGAAATTAAAAACCTTACAAAAGAAGGTAAAGAGTATTGGGTAGACACTACGATTGTTCCTTTTTTAAATGAAAAAGGAAAGCCATACCAATATGTTGCTATTCGTAAAGACATTACAGACAGGAAGAAAGTCGAAGAGATGATCTTACGTTCAGAAAAGCTTGCACTTATTGGAGAGTTAGCTGCTGGGGTTGCCCATGAAATCCGTAACCCACTAACATCATTAAGAGGATATACGGAATTTTTAAAGGATGAAACTTCAGAGGAAGAAAAGCAACAGTATTTTGATATCCTTTTAGATGAGATAGAGCGTATTGATTTTATTGTTAGCGAGTTTATGCTTTTAGCGAAACCGAAAGTATTAAAATTTAATAGTAAAAATATAAACGCCGTTCTTACTCAAACAATTACGTTCTTAAAAACAGAGGCCAAATTTAAAAAAGTAAGTATTCATACTGATCTCGAACTAGATGAACTAATCGTTCAATGTGATGAAAACCAATTAAAGCAGGTATTCTTAAACCTAATTAAAAACGCCATAGAAGCAATGCCAAATGGCGGTGAACTAACAATTCGTTCAAAACGAAAAGATAATTATGTTGTAATTGAATTTCAAGATCAAGGAGTCGGAATTCCAAAAGAAAAGCTAGAAAAACTAGGCGAACCGTTCTTCTCTACAAAAGAATCAGGGAACGGTTTGGGCTTAATGGTTTGTTTTAAGATTGTTGCTGATCATAAAGGGACTGTAAAAGTAGAGAGTGAAGTAAATGTTGGGACGAAGTTCATCATTGAGCTTCCGCTTTCTAAGTCATAG